One region of Streptomyces capillispiralis genomic DNA includes:
- a CDS encoding SDR family oxidoreductase, with translation MTSVELSGKVALVTGASRGIGLGVAEALVARGDRVCITGRNEDALKEAVEKLGADRAVYVAGKAHDEAHQAIAVERVMEAFGRVDYLVNNAGTNPVFGPIADLDLNVARKVFETNVISALGFAQQTWHAWQKDNGGAIVNIASVAGIAPSPFIAAYGVSKAALINLTQQLAHEFAPGVRVNAIAPAVVKTKFAQALYEGREEEAAAAYPLGRLGVPSDIGGAAAFLTSDQSDWVTGQTLVVDGGIFLKAGVG, from the coding sequence ATGACTTCTGTGGAACTCTCCGGCAAGGTCGCCCTGGTCACCGGCGCCAGCCGCGGCATCGGGCTCGGCGTCGCCGAGGCGCTGGTCGCGCGCGGCGACCGGGTCTGCATCACCGGCCGCAACGAGGACGCCCTCAAGGAGGCCGTCGAGAAGCTCGGCGCCGACCGGGCCGTGTACGTGGCCGGCAAGGCGCACGACGAGGCCCACCAGGCCATCGCCGTCGAGCGCGTGATGGAGGCCTTCGGCCGCGTCGACTACCTGGTCAACAACGCCGGTACCAACCCGGTGTTCGGGCCGATCGCCGACCTCGACCTGAACGTGGCGCGCAAGGTGTTCGAGACCAACGTGATCTCGGCGCTCGGCTTCGCGCAGCAGACCTGGCACGCCTGGCAGAAGGACAACGGCGGCGCGATCGTCAACATCGCCTCCGTGGCGGGCATCGCGCCCTCGCCCTTCATCGCCGCCTACGGCGTCAGCAAGGCCGCGCTGATCAACCTGACCCAGCAGCTCGCGCACGAGTTCGCGCCCGGGGTGCGGGTCAACGCCATCGCCCCGGCCGTGGTCAAGACCAAATTCGCCCAGGCGCTGTACGAGGGCCGGGAGGAGGAGGCCGCCGCGGCGTACCCGCTCGGCCGGCTCGGTGTGCCGTCCGACATCGGCGGCGCCGCCGCGTTCCTCACCTCCGACCAGTCGGACTGGGTCACGGGACAGACTCTCGTGGTCGACGGCGGCATCTTCCTGAAGGCCGGCGTGGGCTGA